One Rissa tridactyla isolate bRisTri1 chromosome 1, bRisTri1.patW.cur.20221130, whole genome shotgun sequence DNA segment encodes these proteins:
- the LOC128902063 gene encoding neuronal acetylcholine receptor subunit alpha-10-like: MPGRVNQVLTSYLWVRQAWLDAHLAWDKDAYGGIDSIRIPSSYVWRPHIIILYNDTDDGFGGSVETNVVLRSDGHITWDSPAITKSSCKVDVSYLPFDGQRCRLTFGSWTYNGNQIDLRNQLDTGDLTDFVENVEWEALGMPATRNVITYGCCSEPYPDVTYTLLLRRRASFYIFSLLLPCIMVSFLAPLGFYLPADSGEKVSLGVTVLLALTVFQLLVAESMQPSESVPLIGKYYIATMTMITASTALTIFIMNVHHCGPGARPMPPWARWLILHHMAWLCCVYEVGESCKSPQRVLGRRAGREDTGGPGESPMEGEVGAEAGGCPRDRCLCHHDGLLRNVGYVASCFRHHQASQRRTGEWKKVAKVMDRFFMWVFFLMVFLMSVLVLGNAA; this comes from the exons gtgaaccaggtcctcacctcctacctgtgggtccgtcaggcctggctggacgcccacctcgcctgggacaaggatgcttacggcggcatcgacagcatccgcatccccagcagctacgtctggcggccgcacatcatcatcctctacaacga caccgacgacggctttggcggctcggtggagaccaacgtggtgctgcgctccgacgggcacatcacatgggactcgcccgccatcaccaagagctcctgcaaggtggatgtctcctacttgccctttgatgggcagcggtgccgcctcaccttcggctcctggacctacaacgggaaccagatcgacctccgcaACCAGCTGGACACCGGGGACCTGACGGActtcgtggagaacgtggagtgggaggcgctgggcatg ccggccacgaggaacgtcatcacctatggctgctgctctgagccctaccctgatgtcacctacacgctgctcctccgccgccgcgcctccttctac atcttcagcctgctcctgccctgcatcatggtctccttcctggcaccccttggcttctacctgccggccgactccggggagaaggtctcactgggggtgacagtgctgctggccctcaccgtcttccagctgctggtggcggagagcatgcagccctcggagagcgtcccgctcatcg ggaagtactacatcgccaccatgaccatgatcacggcctccaccgcgctgaccatcttcatcatgaacgtccaccactgcggcccgggggcccggcccatgcccccctgggccaggtggctcatcctccaccacatggcctggctctgctgtgtctacgaggtgggcgagagctgcaagagcccccagcgggtgctgggcaggcgggcgggcagggaggacactggggggccgggggagagccccatggagggggaggtgggtgccgaggcagggggctgtccccgggaccgctgcctgtgccaccatgatggcctgctgaggaacgtgggctacgtcgccaGCTGCttccggcatcaccaagcctcccagcgccggaccggcgagtggaagaaggtggccaaggtgatggaccgcttcttcatgtgggtcttcttcctcatggtcttcctcatgagtgtgctggtcctgggcaatgctgcctga